In one Pygocentrus nattereri isolate fPygNat1 chromosome 21, fPygNat1.pri, whole genome shotgun sequence genomic region, the following are encoded:
- the LOC119261922 gene encoding uncharacterized protein LOC119261922, with the protein METRSNKSGKSRSSFHSTASSTNALLHARAKAAAAKVRAEYAEQEAKARIEKVKKETEIDTLAICREAAEAEAVAAVWESAVTGSNNYIVLDETNSTEQSKLERTSEYIQTHFHSTNSVQRTAMKASPPLTQPATYATLSYSLNNPFVSHHQSPGFSYNSTNNVDFTDYDLDYAPPAAKESVSQNPFTREGPRVIPKTLTSQISDLNIGAPSFNPQPTNAQSMLVTEHLAQYLARRDLVSTSLYEFDDKPENYRAWLSSYKNAIQGLGLTATEELDLMTRWLGKESSNQVKRLRAVHIASPQTALVKAWERLRECYAAPEVIEKALFTRLDTFPRVSAKENLKLRELADLLMEVQCAKEDSYLPGLSYLDTTRGIEPIVTKLPYALQEKWITAGSKYKEANGGRFPPFDYFTKFICYEAKKRNDPSFAFLNTSTTSSVRAESAFPKTIKKPIAVHKINVTPAEQNVSSDPGKICPIHAKPHPLKKCKAFRGETLDDRKTFLRENGICFKCCSSTNHMAKDCTTIVKCFECDSTQHDSAMHPGPAPQPTTPLTLPQHGGEGEKVNDTSEISSSCTAVCGTGQVGRSCSKICLARVYQKDHPEEAIKAYIVLDDQSNRSLAKSSFFDKFAIHTKPYPYQLKTCSGIVETFGRRASDFIVESLNGKVTIPLPLLTECNDLPDNRSEIPTPNAALHQPHLSKVAEHIPELDPTAEILLLLGRDAIRAHKVREQINGPANAPFAQRLDLGWVLVGEVCLGKAHKPNVCSFRTTMVDCHRPSLFQPCTSLLRITEELNDRLPRNNALPPRAKEDSLGQNVFDCTKQDNKLAPSIEDETFLKIMDKEVYRNDSRSWVAPLPFRQPRQQLPNNREQALKRFESLQRQFRRKPEMQQEYVEFMGKLLKNNHAEVAPELREEECWYLPSFAVYHPQKPDQIRVVFDSSAQQSGISLNNVLLTGPDLNNTLLGVLMRFRKDKVAVMADIQQMFYCFLVAEKHRNYLRFLWFKDNNVANEVIDYRMKVHVFGNSPSPAVAIYGLRRAIRDGAEKYGTDTVNFIERHFYVDDGLCSVPTDAEAIGLLYRTQASLAESNLRLHKFASNSQTVLEAFPSEDCVQAKQDIDLSGDEAPTQRSLGLLWEIASDTFTFSVSTDTKPFTRRGVLSMVNSVFDPLGFLAPVMIQGRDLLRELNSETSEWDIPLPEDKLGKWKAWRNSLQDLRHFHIPRMYTGICPTKAEQLELHVFSDASVKAIGAVAYLKAIREDTVDIGFVMAKAKLAPQSDQTIPRLELCAAVLAVEMAELIQDELDLKLDTTKFYTDSKVVLGYVYNQSRRFYVYVHNRVQRIRQSTIPEQWHYVNTEDNPADLASRSVPAARLTQTMWFNGPTFLRKPSIQPDPAQSFSLVSPESDAEVRPVVKSYITYLRGKVLSTERFERFSTFDTLQRAIALLIHIARSFKTPAGKCKGWHHCDLPRSVDELSQAREVVIRAVQKNTFAKEIEALEKGKQVPLNSCLRSLNPVLQDDVLCLGGRLKNADVAIDQKNPVILPKEHHVSLLLTRYHHAQVKHQGRHLTEGAVRAAGLWILGGKRLVNSTIHKCITCRRLRGRMQEQQMADLPAERLTTCPPFTYVGLDVFGPWHVSTRRTRGTQPESKCWAILFCCMSSRAVHIEVITSMDTSSCINALRRFLAIRGPAKQLRSDCGTNFIGACKELGLSADQPDRTVQQYLQQQGCSWVFNPPHASHMGGSWERLIGLARRILDSMLHEHSTRLTHDVLCTLMAEVTAILNARPLLPVSNDPENPFILTPSMLLTQKVGVPPPPGDFTDRDLLTKQWRQVQALSNLFWNRWRQVYLSTLQSRKKWTSSHQNLQDGDIVLLKDTQAARNNWPLAVVTKAIPGPDGRVRKVELKTANQGQSRTYLRPVTEIVLLLRKD; encoded by the coding sequence ATGGAAACTAGATCTAATAaatcaggaaaaagcagaagcAGCTTTCATTCAACTGCCTCATCAACCAATGCTTTACTTCACGCACGAGCAAAAGCAGCAGCTGCTAAAGTGCGTGCTGAATATGCTGAGCAAGAAGCCAAAGCTAGGAttgaaaaagttaaaaaagagACTGAGATTGACACACTAGCTATCTGCCGTGAAGCAGCAGAAGCTGAAGCCGTAGCAGCTGTCTGGGAGTCAGCAGTTACAGGGAGCAACAATTATATCGTGCTAGATGAAACAAATTCAACAGAACAAAGCAAACTTGAACGAACAAGCGAATATATCCAAACTCACTTCCATTCCACTAACTCAGTCCAACGAACAGCCATGAAGGCTAGTCCGCCACTAACTCAACCAGCTACCTATGCCACACTCAGTTATAGCCTGAATAACCCCTTTGTTTCACATCATCAGTCGCCGGGTTTTTCAtacaacagcacaaacaatgtGGATTTTACAGACTATGACTTAGACTATGCACCACCAGCAGCCAAAGAGTCAGTCAGCCAGAATCCATTTACCAGAGAAGGGCCCCGGGTTATTCCCAAGACTCTCACTTCGCAGATCAGTGACTTGAACATTGGGGCTCCATCCTTCAACCCCCAGCCGACAAACGCTCAAAGTATGCTTGTAACTGAACACCTGGCACAATATTTAGCACGGCGTGACCTAGTGAGTACAAGTTTGTACGAGTTTGATGATAAACCTGAAAATTATCGTGCTTGGCTGTCGTCGTACAAAAATGCCATTCAAGGACTTGGTCTCACAGCCACTGAAGAATTGGACTTGATGACACGATGGCTTGGAAAAGAATCCAGCAACCAGGTGAAACGTCTCCGCGCAGTGCACATAGCAAGTCCACAAACAGCACTGGTGAAAGCCTGGGAACGTCTTCGGGAGTGTTATGCAGCCCCAGAGGTCATTGAAAAGGCCCTCTTTACCCGACTGGACACATTTCCCAGAGTCTCAGCTAAGGAAAACCTGAAGCTACGAGAGCTGGCTGACCTGCTTATGGAAGTGCAGTGTGCTAAGGAAGATAGCTACTTACCAGGCCTGTCCTACCTGGACACGACGCGCGGAATTGAACCTATAGTGACCAAGCTGCCTTATGCACTCCAGGAAAAATGGATCACGGCCGGTTCTAAGTATAAAGAAGCAAATGGAGGACGGTTCCCACCATTTGATTACTTCACGAAATTCATATGTTACGAAGCtaagaaaagaaatgaccccAGCTTTGCATTTTTGAATACCAGTACAACATCATCTGTCAGAGCTGAAAGTGCCTTTCCTAAAACCATCAAGAAACCCATTGCAGTTCACAAGATCAATGTCACTCCTGCAGAGCAAAATGTCTCCAGTGATCCGGGTAAGATCTGCCCAATACATGCCAAACCCCACCCACTGAAGAAGTGCAAAGCCTTCAGAGGCGAAACTCTTGACGACAGAAAGACATTCCTGAGAGAAAACGGAATCTGCTTTAAGTGCTGTAGCTCAACCAACCATATGGCAAAAGACTGCACTACAATTGTGAAGTGTTTCGAGTGCGACAGCACCCAACATGACTCAGCTATGCACCCGGGACCAGCACCGCAACCCACGACTCCTCTGACCTTGCCACAGCATGGCGGGGAGGGAGAAAAGGTAAACGACACCAGTGAGATTAGTTCAAGCTGCACAGCAGTATGCGGTACAGGACAAGTTGGACGGTCATGCTCCAAGATATGCCTGGCAAGAGTGTACCAGAAAGACCACCCAGAAGAAGCCATCAAGGCCTACATCGTGTTAGATGACCAGAGCAACCGATCGTTGGCCAAGTCCAGTTTCTTTGACAAGTTTGCCATTCACACTAAGCCATATCCTTACCAACTGAAAACATGTTCTGGTATAGTGGAAACGTTTGGCAGAAGGGCATCAGATTTTATCGTGGAGTCCCTCAATGGAAAAGTTACAATTCCCTTACCACTACTCACTGAGTGTAATGACTTACCTGATAATCGGTCCGAAATTCCCACACCAAATGCCGCTCTTCATCAGCCTCACCTGTCAAAGGTAGCAGAACACATCCCAGAGCTGGACCCCACAGCTGAAATCCTCCTGCTGCTAGGGAGAGACGCGATCAGAGCACACAAAGTACGAGAACAAATAAATGGCCCCGCCAATGCACCCTTCGCGCAACGCCTTGACTTAGGCTGGGTGCTGGTCGGAGAAGTCTGTCTAGGGAAAGCACACAAGCCGAACGTTTGTTCCTTCCGGACGACCATGGTCGACTGTCATCGGCCCTCACTCTTCCAGCCGTGCACAAGCCTTTTGCGCATTACAGAGGAACTTAATGACAGACTTCCTAGAAACAATGCCTTACCACCCAGAGCTAAGGAAGACAGTCTGGGTCAAAACGTGTTTGACTGCACCAAACAGGACAATAAGCTAGCACCTTCAATCGAAGATGAAACCTTCCTAAAAATTATGGACAAAGAAGTCTACAGAAATGACTCACGAAGCTGGGTTGCTCCATTGCCATTCAGACAACCTAGGCAACAGCTTCCCAACAACCGCGAGCAAGCACTCAAGCGGTTTGAATCACTCCAGCGCCAATTCAGAAGAAAGCCAGAAATGCAGCAGGAATACGTGGAATTTATGGgcaaactgctgaaaaacaaccatGCTGAGGTGGCACCAGAGCTAAGAGAAGAAGAGTGCTGGTATTTACCAAGCTTTGCCGTGTATCACCCACAGAAACCTGATCAAATCAGGGTAGTGTTTGATTCAAGTGCCCAACAGTCTGGGATCTCCTTGAATAATGTGCTCTTGACAGGACCAGATCTGAACAACACCCTTCTAGGAGTGCTCATGCGGTTCCGAAAAGACAAGGTCGCTGTGATGGCGGACATTCAACAAATGTTCTATTGCTTCCTTGTGGCCGAAAAGCACAGAAACTACCTGCGATTCTTATGGTTTAAGGACAACAATGTAGCCAATGAGGTCATTGACTACAGGATGAAAGTTCATGTTTTTGGGAACAGCCCATCTCCTGCAGTGGCAATTTATGGACTCAGAAGAGCCATCAGAGATGGCGCAGAGAAATATGGAACAGACACAGTTAACTTCATCGAACGGCACTTTTATGTTGATGACGGCCTCTGTTCTGTCCCAACTGATGCAGAGGCTATTGGGCTGCTCTATAGAACTCAAGCCTCACTTGCGGAGTCTAACTTGAGGCTCCACAAATttgcctcaaacagtcagactgtCTTGGAAGCCTTCCCAAGTGAGGACTGTGTACAAGCCAAACAGGACATAGACCTCAGCGGAGATGAGGCACCCACCCAACGCAGCTTGGGGCTCCTGTGGGAAATAGCAAGTGACACATTCACCTTCTCTGTGTCAACCGACACCAAACCATTCACCCGTCGAGGGGTTCTTTCAATGGTCAACAGTGTATTTGACCCTTTAGGGTTTCTGGCTCCAGTTATGATCCAAGGCAGGGACCTTCTCAGGGAGTTGAATTCTGAGACATCGGAGTGGGACATCCCATTGCCTGAAGATAAGTTAGGCAAGTGGAAAGCTTGGAGAAACTCGCTTCAAGACTTGAGGCACTTTCATATACCTAGAATGTACACAGGCATCTGCCCAACCAAGGCTGAGCAACTAGAACTCCACGTCTTTAGTGATGCATCTGTAAAGGCCATTGGCGCCGTAGCCTACCTGAAAGCCATCCGAGAAGACACAGTGGACATTGGATTTGTCATGGCAAAGGCCAAACTTGCCCCTCAATCGGACCAGACCATTCCCAGACTTGAACTGTGTGCAGCAGTCTTAGCAGTGGAAATGGCTGAGCTGATTCAGGATGAACTGGATCTAAAGCTGGATACCACCAAGTTCTACACTGATAGCAAAGTTGTCCTTGGTTACGTTTACAACCAGTCCAGACGGTTCTATGTGTACGTCCATAATCGGGTCCAGCGTATACGCCAGTCTACCATCCCTGAACAATGGCACTACGTGAACACCGAGGACAATCCGGCTGACCTGGCGTCACGGTCAGTTCCAGCAGCACGCCTCACACAGACAATGTGGTTCAACGGACCAACCTTCCTGCGCAAGCCCTCGATTCAGCCAGACCCTGCTCAGTCATTCAGCTTAGTCTCACCAGAGTCAGATGCAGAGGTCCGTCCAGTTGTGAAGAGTTACATCACTTACCTACGAGGGAAAGTTCTCAGCACAGAACGCTTTGAAAGGTTCTCCACATTCGACACTCTCCAACGAGCCATCGCACTCTTGATTCATATAGCAAGATCCTTCAAGACTCCGGCAGGAAAGTGTAAGGGATGGCATCACTGTGACTTACCTCGCTCAGTGGATGAGCTTTCCCAAGCAAGAGAAGTCGTCATCAGAGCTGTTCAGAAGAATACGTTCGCGAAGGAAATTGAAGCTCTGGAGAAAGGAAAGCAAGTTCCGTTAAACAGCTGCCTACGCTCTCTCAACCCAGTCTTACAGGATGACGTCCTCTGTCTTGGAGGCAGACTGAAGAATGCGGATGTGGCCATTGATCAAAAAAACCCTGTCATTCTCCCAAAAGAACACCACGTGTCCTTGCTTCTCACCAGATACCACCATGCCCAAGTAAAGCATCAGGGCCGTCACTTAACAGAAGGTGCTGTACGAGCTGCTGGGCTCTGGATCCTGGGAGGCAAGAGGCTTGTTAACTCAACTATTCACAAGTGCATCACTTGTCGCAGACTTAGAGGACGGATGCAGGAACAACAAATGGCAGATTTGCCCGCAGAGCGTCTTACAACCTGCCCTCCCTTCACATATGTGGGCCTGGATGTCTTCGGACCCTGGCACGTCTCCACCAGACGCACCAGAGGGACACAACCTGAGAGCAAGTGCTGGGCCATACTATTCTGCTGCATGAGCTCCAGAGCAGTTCACATCGAGGTGATTACTTCAATGGACACTTCAAGCTGCATAAACGCGTTGAGGCGTTTCCTTGCCATAAGAGGACCAGCCAAACAACTGAGGTCAGACTGCGGCACAAATTTCATTGGGGCGTGCAAAGAACTTGGGCTGAGTGCAGATCAACCAGACAGAACAGTGCAGCAGTATCTGCAACAACAAGGATGCTCCTGGGTGTTTAACCCACCTCATGCCTCACACATGGGGGGTTCATGGGAGCGCCTCATTGGGTTGGCCCGAAGAATCCTGGATTCGATGCTCCATGAACACAGCACTCGCCTAACTCATGACGTTTTGTGCACACTAATGGCAGAAGTGACAGCAATTCTGAATGCGAGACCACTACTTCCAGTATCGAATGATCCAGAGAATCCATTCATCCTCACACCATCGATGCTGTTAACGCAGAAAGTCGGAGTCCCACCACCTCCGGGTGACTTCACAGACAGAGACCTCCTCACTAAGCAGTGGAGGCAAGTACAAGCATTATCCAACTTGTTCTGGAACCGTTGGAGACAAGTGTACCTGTCGACCTTACAAAGCCGCAAGAAATGGACAAGTTCCCATCAGAACCTGCAAGACGGTGACATCGTCCTCCTCAAAGACACCCAAGCTGCACGCAACAACTGGCCTTTGGCAGTGGTCACAAAGGCTATTCCAGGACCAGATGGAAGAGTCCGTAAGGTGGAATTAAAGACAGCAAACCAAGGACAATCAAGGACATACCTTAGACCAGTGACCGAAATTGTTTTGCTTCTTCGCAAGGACTGA